In Vibrio neptunius, the following are encoded in one genomic region:
- a CDS encoding cupin domain-containing protein gives MLTNSLESVLNAIDQLSISTNKSAIYNKSHVNADLTPLASMVFSRLSNIGSSRMNIRLIADGKDLHPALFIQSRIGDGLIEHSLLDNDLVTQCLNEGGTLVFDHINDHVTELRGIQEYIEASYGVKCWIQCYLTKANQTAFNMHSDDHPFLVLQLFGHKHWIHDNNDTVDYNTGDIAFYPRGKRHDVHGKGVTSMHLTIAFEDFDGQNYNELSQEQQLQALKPRIGNALPFSIDSQHSLSNCGFRGYYNFLPPFETEGEVIRLITPKRTIKLKHKDYLDILRSLQCSPSSTVLELSERLDIDPTRVEAFIRFGLSNGLIIRGL, from the coding sequence ATGCTCACTAACTCGTTAGAATCGGTGCTGAACGCTATCGATCAACTCTCTATTTCCACTAATAAATCAGCGATATACAACAAAAGCCATGTAAACGCCGATTTGACACCACTCGCTTCAATGGTGTTCAGTCGCCTTTCGAACATAGGCTCTTCACGTATGAATATTCGCCTCATTGCCGATGGGAAAGACTTACACCCTGCACTATTTATTCAGTCAAGAATAGGCGACGGTCTCATTGAACATAGCTTACTCGATAACGATTTGGTGACCCAATGTCTCAATGAAGGCGGTACGTTAGTCTTCGACCACATCAACGATCATGTTACCGAGCTCAGAGGGATTCAAGAATACATAGAAGCCAGTTACGGAGTGAAATGCTGGATTCAGTGTTACTTAACTAAAGCCAACCAGACCGCATTCAACATGCACTCAGATGATCATCCATTTCTAGTCCTACAGCTGTTTGGCCATAAGCATTGGATCCATGACAACAACGACACTGTTGACTACAACACTGGTGATATTGCTTTTTACCCAAGAGGAAAGCGTCATGATGTTCATGGCAAAGGGGTCACTTCCATGCACCTAACCATAGCTTTTGAAGATTTCGACGGCCAAAACTACAACGAACTCAGCCAAGAGCAACAATTACAGGCCTTAAAACCACGTATTGGCAATGCACTGCCTTTCTCTATTGACTCTCAACACTCGTTATCTAACTGCGGTTTTCGGGGCTACTATAACTTTCTTCCCCCATTTGAAACAGAAGGAGAGGTAATCCGCCTTATCACTCCAAAGCGAACGATTAAGCTCAAACACAAGGACTACCTCGATATCTTACGATCGCTACAATGCTCCCCTTCTTCAACGGTCCTCGAACTATCGGAGCGACTGGACATCGATCCCACACGTGTTGAAGCCTTTATCCGCTTTGGCTTAAGCAATGGTCTAATTATCCGAGGTCTATGA
- a CDS encoding MFS transporter, translating into MAIIKTLKTIEWNRNFTLFAMASFASGAGNALIPIAFSIESFNISPSGVGIALVMLALWLGRFLGMLVYRKLAITALKPTMILADITRLLAQFGLLLYIALGTNTVIAMVISAFVYGLASSFYLPASFQLLPSITSAKSREQANSVLAILGDIYSIIGPLSGATLVLLLGFETVLMIDCITFLIAIGLIYAIRLVPKSETSNEPAAEERKGDTSTPPVTLPNWSINGLKSWFFVSICLGFLGVAGPAMVIANHSESDWAFVATCIAIGSLVGSTGMLSGRFKHFTWNRVHLLCLILLSLQAIAISSTLPITVIVVCAMFGACATTMSGIKWDTVTQTHLTASQLPRFASNDQMVTNTAVPLGMVLFGITSHFGVSHYGMMAVVATVVLSFWYIRSDAPNTAQELAHD; encoded by the coding sequence ATGGCTATTATCAAAACTCTAAAAACCATCGAATGGAACCGTAATTTCACCTTATTCGCTATGGCCAGTTTTGCTTCTGGAGCCGGTAATGCATTAATCCCGATCGCTTTTTCTATCGAATCTTTCAATATATCGCCTTCGGGAGTAGGGATAGCTCTGGTGATGCTGGCGCTCTGGTTAGGCCGTTTTCTAGGTATGCTTGTCTATCGCAAGCTAGCCATTACTGCACTAAAGCCAACCATGATCCTTGCCGATATCACGCGTTTACTCGCCCAGTTTGGGCTACTGCTCTATATTGCACTCGGCACGAATACTGTCATAGCGATGGTGATTTCAGCGTTTGTTTATGGCCTTGCCTCTTCCTTTTATCTACCCGCTAGCTTTCAGTTGCTCCCTAGTATCACTTCTGCAAAGAGCCGCGAGCAAGCCAACTCCGTGTTAGCCATTCTTGGCGACATCTACAGTATTATTGGACCTTTGTCAGGCGCGACTTTGGTTCTGTTGCTTGGATTTGAGACCGTGCTGATGATCGACTGTATCACTTTTCTCATCGCCATTGGATTGATCTACGCCATCCGACTTGTTCCCAAATCAGAAACGAGTAACGAACCTGCTGCAGAAGAAAGGAAAGGTGACACCTCAACGCCTCCAGTAACCTTGCCAAATTGGTCAATTAATGGGCTGAAAAGCTGGTTTTTTGTCTCGATTTGTCTTGGATTTCTCGGAGTTGCAGGGCCTGCAATGGTTATAGCCAATCACTCAGAAAGCGACTGGGCATTTGTCGCAACCTGCATCGCTATAGGATCATTAGTGGGTTCGACCGGGATGCTCAGCGGGCGCTTTAAACACTTCACATGGAATCGAGTCCATTTGCTATGCCTGATTCTATTGTCTTTACAAGCTATCGCAATAAGTAGCACCCTACCGATCACTGTGATTGTCGTTTGCGCTATGTTTGGCGCCTGTGCAACGACAATGAGTGGTATCAAATGGGACACGGTCACCCAAACACACCTAACTGCAAGTCAACTGCCTCGCTTTGCCTCGAACGACCAGATGGTCACCAATACCGCAGTGCCTTTGGGTATGGTGTTGTTTGGTATCACCAGCCACTTTGGTGTTAGTCATTATGGAATGATGGCTGTGGTAGCAACCGTTGTTTTGTCTTTTTGGTATATCCGCTCAGACGCACCAAATACAGCGCAGGAGCTTGCTCATGATTGA
- a CDS encoding NAD(P)-dependent oxidoreductase, which produces MKNNVAFIGLGVMGYPMAGHLSSHGYPTKVYNRTTKKAHDWAKDYHGEVCSSPGAAAQDCDLVFVCVGNDDDVRSVVYGETGLIDNMKPGSILVDHTTTSAELAIELGVACKQKGIAFIDAPVSGGQAGAENGALTIMCGGQSEMYEQAASVMSVYGKQSKLMGGNGQGQRSKMVNQICIAGVLKGLSEGLTLAKHAGLDIDDLVDVLKHGAAGSWQMENRSSTMSRDEFDFGFAIDWMRKDLGICIDESKRLGIDLPLTIKVDSEYRELQNHGYGRMDTSVLIKTYQESS; this is translated from the coding sequence ATGAAAAACAATGTTGCCTTTATTGGATTAGGTGTCATGGGCTACCCAATGGCAGGACACCTTTCTAGTCATGGTTACCCAACCAAAGTTTACAATCGCACAACGAAAAAGGCTCATGACTGGGCGAAAGACTATCACGGTGAGGTTTGTTCATCGCCAGGGGCCGCGGCTCAAGATTGTGATTTGGTATTTGTTTGTGTAGGAAATGATGATGACGTTCGCAGCGTGGTTTACGGTGAGACGGGTCTTATCGACAATATGAAACCAGGAAGTATCTTGGTCGACCATACCACCACATCCGCCGAATTGGCGATTGAACTCGGTGTGGCCTGCAAACAAAAAGGGATCGCATTCATTGATGCCCCTGTGTCTGGTGGGCAAGCGGGGGCTGAAAATGGTGCTCTAACTATCATGTGTGGTGGTCAAAGTGAAATGTATGAGCAGGCAGCATCTGTGATGAGCGTTTATGGAAAACAATCCAAGTTGATGGGAGGAAACGGCCAAGGCCAACGTTCAAAAATGGTCAATCAGATCTGTATTGCTGGCGTTTTGAAAGGCTTGAGTGAAGGACTGACGTTGGCAAAACATGCTGGCTTAGATATCGATGACCTTGTGGATGTCTTGAAGCATGGGGCGGCAGGTTCTTGGCAGATGGAGAATCGTTCCTCAACGATGTCTAGAGATGAATTTGATTTTGGGTTCGCGATTGATTGGATGCGCAAAGATTTAGGCATTTGTATCGACGAAAGCAAAAGGTTAGGGATAGATTTGCCACTCACGATCAAAGTAGATAGTGAATATCGTGAGCTACAGAACCACGGATACGGTCGTATGGACACCTCTGTACTCATCAAAACCTATCAAGAGTCATCATAA
- a CDS encoding aminotransferase class I/II-fold pyridoxal phosphate-dependent enzyme, with product MVFDKHAHFCLNYMKPICADETKVITIEHNDMCALEDICKQHQQVAFVADSIYSTGGAAPIKRLLELQSQYGLFLLIDEAHGLSTTGHNGVGMVLSEVDELNDQTLLIASLNKGFGASGGAVFFRQHKDNKVRNLLARYGGPITWSQRINTAGLGAIIASTELHQDGTINRLQTTLMRKVELFDELVTTQAKGDGLPIRFVSLGDEQATINIARELFSSGFYTSAIFFPVIARGKAGLRVMLRSNMQDKDIQEFAIRLNQLKQKHGVHDA from the coding sequence ATGGTTTTTGATAAGCATGCGCACTTTTGTCTGAATTATATGAAACCCATTTGCGCTGATGAAACAAAAGTCATCACGATTGAGCATAACGACATGTGCGCATTGGAGGATATTTGTAAGCAGCACCAACAAGTCGCGTTTGTCGCTGATTCTATATACAGCACAGGTGGAGCGGCACCGATAAAAAGGTTACTAGAACTGCAAAGTCAATACGGGCTATTTCTGCTGATTGACGAAGCTCACGGCCTTTCTACCACTGGTCATAATGGAGTAGGCATGGTTTTGAGTGAAGTCGATGAACTTAATGATCAGACGTTGCTCATCGCATCTCTAAATAAAGGCTTTGGTGCATCGGGTGGTGCCGTGTTCTTTCGTCAACACAAGGACAATAAAGTCAGGAACCTTTTAGCCAGATATGGTGGGCCGATCACTTGGTCACAGCGAATTAATACGGCGGGCCTTGGCGCTATTATTGCTTCGACTGAGTTGCATCAGGATGGAACAATTAATCGATTACAAACGACGCTAATGCGTAAAGTTGAATTGTTTGACGAGTTGGTAACGACCCAAGCCAAAGGTGATGGATTGCCTATCCGATTTGTTTCTTTGGGAGACGAGCAAGCGACCATCAATATAGCCAGAGAGCTATTTAGTTCGGGCTTTTACACTTCAGCGATATTCTTCCCAGTCATCGCCAGAGGTAAGGCGGGTCTAAGAGTCATGTTGCGCTCAAATATGCAAGATAAAGATATTCAAGAGTTCGCCATTAGATTGAATCAACTCAAGCAAAAGCATGGAGTGCATGATGCGTAG
- a CDS encoding transporter substrate-binding domain-containing protein — translation MSQVNASVVNIYTEEFPPYHHTYDGQVVGVATQIITQVMEQAGIEYQLHSQPWARSMATVQKDTMGLIYCISRRPNRENLFIWVGEILPAPQSIYSLKSREDITLSRLKDIESYRFSTMISDARERFLEENSVSLENSIRLSGMDARYRQYEMLKKDELTFGPLRMHKLTISLEKWVMTQQGSSISNGKWHSGKKSTFWLLT, via the coding sequence ATGAGCCAGGTCAACGCCAGTGTTGTCAATATCTACACAGAAGAGTTTCCTCCCTATCACCATACTTACGATGGCCAGGTTGTGGGTGTTGCAACACAAATCATTACGCAAGTTATGGAGCAGGCAGGTATTGAGTACCAGCTTCATTCACAACCTTGGGCCAGAAGCATGGCAACAGTTCAAAAAGACACAATGGGCTTGATTTATTGCATTTCTCGTCGGCCAAATCGTGAAAATCTGTTCATTTGGGTAGGAGAGATACTACCCGCTCCGCAGTCCATTTATTCCCTTAAAAGTCGTGAAGATATAACGTTGAGTCGCCTGAAAGACATAGAGAGCTACCGTTTTTCGACAATGATTAGTGATGCAAGAGAACGCTTTTTGGAAGAGAACTCTGTCTCTCTCGAAAACTCAATACGATTAAGCGGTATGGACGCTAGATATCGACAATATGAAATGCTTAAAAAGGACGAATTGACCTTTGGCCCATTGCGGATGCACAAGCTTACTATATCGCTAGAGAAATGGGTGATGACCCAACAAGGGTCCTCAATAAGCAATGGGAAATGGCATTCGGGCAAGAAGAGTACTTTTTGGCTGCTAACTTGA
- a CDS encoding histidine phosphatase family protein — translation MKRICLVTHTEATHSVDRLVGGWYNSNLTENGIEQAKLIKSTINELGFDSRKLVTYSSDLNRAQQTAKIICNEGSRLKLDARLREMSFGNNEGIPQEKHNELIRFPPKKGARLDHRICEGAESPRELATRVAEFVNSVIDCNEDIIIVAHGFSSSFVIAAFQQIAVESMAYIDYKLGSGSITILEVDDYFHNHAIKLLNYQPHNTYEPSACQ, via the coding sequence ATGAAAAGAATTTGTTTAGTTACACATACCGAAGCGACTCACAGCGTTGATAGGTTAGTCGGTGGTTGGTACAACTCAAACCTAACAGAAAACGGTATTGAACAAGCTAAGTTGATAAAGTCTACGATCAATGAACTAGGCTTCGATTCCCGTAAATTAGTTACTTATTCTTCAGATTTGAACCGTGCACAGCAAACGGCAAAAATAATATGTAACGAGGGTTCTCGGTTAAAATTAGATGCTCGCCTTCGTGAAATGTCATTTGGTAACAACGAGGGTATTCCTCAAGAAAAGCACAATGAGCTGATTAGATTTCCACCTAAAAAGGGAGCTAGATTAGATCATCGCATTTGTGAAGGAGCGGAATCACCAAGAGAGTTAGCTACTAGAGTTGCGGAATTCGTCAACTCAGTAATAGACTGCAACGAAGATATTATCATTGTGGCTCATGGTTTTTCCTCAAGCTTCGTAATCGCGGCTTTCCAACAAATAGCTGTAGAAAGCATGGCATATATTGACTATAAACTAGGCTCTGGAAGTATAACGATACTTGAAGTAGATGATTACTTTCATAATCATGCTATTAAACTCTTGAATTACCAACCGCATAACACATACGAGCCTTCTGCCTGTCAATAG
- a CDS encoding MFS transporter, whose translation MRRAGNRLVLVLACTLVLMAQMSTTLYLPALPEVASELSISRHYAELSISLFVIGAALPVIYWGHAAEKYGRDRSLMMALSVFIGASLYLYFAQTIESLMVARVIQGMGAGGAAIIARILVRDNWSGDELTQKLSLLSMAFIAALGIGQFIGSILTEYSDWRFGFILLSAIAVGALVVIMFIPFQSTEQKRQASPTSRSSYIQIANDRSFLIPCVQGGLGFATIVTLQEVSPFVFSHDLQLSSQMFGFFGLSIGVAYFLGSLCVKHFVTKVGSQKLMNLGAYLMMLGSIIMLGVWLFSTAIPRQILIAAYLSLYLLIIFGQAIVFPNSMSIAASQSSHNGAHSIALCGFLQQSMAGIAAALAVGAGQSHSWAYWVAIMAVVILGLSFTNKEQKACLN comes from the coding sequence ATGCGTAGAGCAGGTAATCGTCTCGTACTGGTTTTAGCTTGTACGCTAGTGCTGATGGCACAGATGTCGACCACTTTGTATTTGCCAGCTTTGCCTGAGGTCGCAAGCGAACTTTCCATAAGTCGTCATTACGCTGAATTGTCCATTTCACTTTTTGTGATTGGAGCGGCTTTACCCGTTATTTACTGGGGGCATGCTGCAGAAAAATATGGGCGAGATAGATCCTTGATGATGGCTTTAAGTGTGTTTATTGGAGCGAGTTTATATCTCTATTTTGCACAAACAATCGAGAGCTTAATGGTCGCGAGAGTAATCCAAGGGATGGGAGCGGGTGGTGCTGCAATCATTGCCAGGATCTTGGTAAGAGATAACTGGAGCGGAGATGAGTTGACGCAGAAACTCTCGCTGCTTTCGATGGCCTTCATTGCTGCTTTAGGTATCGGGCAGTTTATCGGTTCGATATTAACTGAGTATAGCGATTGGCGGTTTGGCTTCATATTATTGTCGGCCATAGCTGTCGGAGCATTAGTCGTGATTATGTTCATCCCTTTTCAATCGACTGAACAAAAGCGTCAAGCTTCACCAACATCGCGATCAAGTTATATTCAAATTGCAAATGACCGCAGTTTTCTGATCCCTTGCGTTCAAGGAGGGCTTGGGTTTGCCACGATAGTGACGTTGCAAGAAGTGAGTCCATTTGTATTTTCACATGACTTACAGCTATCTAGCCAAATGTTTGGTTTCTTTGGCCTTAGTATTGGTGTTGCGTATTTCTTAGGCTCTCTTTGTGTCAAACATTTTGTAACCAAGGTTGGCAGTCAGAAGTTAATGAATCTGGGGGCCTATCTGATGATGTTAGGCTCAATAATCATGCTAGGGGTTTGGTTGTTCAGCACTGCGATTCCAAGGCAAATCCTTATTGCTGCTTATCTTAGTTTGTATCTACTCATTATTTTTGGACAAGCTATCGTTTTTCCAAACAGCATGTCCATTGCTGCAAGCCAATCTTCGCACAATGGCGCGCATAGCATTGCTTTGTGTGGATTCCTACAGCAATCAATGGCCGGAATAGCAGCGGCATTAGCGGTTGGTGCGGGGCAAAGTCATAGCTGGGCGTACTGGGTTGCTATTATGGCAGTAGTGATTCTTGGTCTTAGTTTTACGAATAAAGAGCAAAAAGCATGTCTGAATTAG
- a CDS encoding peptidoglycan-binding protein, protein MRYKSFPDEPEERQETTRERAQRHRQERRAELTYTAKDRQRWAENRERVLAEREANGTKDSLDKFHLQFFAKNRKPTHTMMLKSSILKESKPLNQLAGGNFHAVKQGASDTEEIKKIQQALMALGFDLGKSGADGDFGRATEGAVKQFQTHYKPTHTTHKSYPFGGVDGIVDKNTILALDEAVVEEWKYSFRFTLEMLQAVYPRVSSSKQNLLQGIVDELNDHIEFYKLDTPLRRTHFFAQIMQETGPTLNMAEHTNYRTTVLDTSQFETARKRNYPADHKLHPGKRYIDVLGIDRKENGFL, encoded by the coding sequence ATGCGTTATAAATCTTTTCCAGATGAGCCAGAAGAAAGGCAAGAAACCACCCGAGAAAGAGCACAACGTCACCGTCAAGAGCGTAGAGCAGAATTAACCTATACCGCGAAAGATCGACAGCGGTGGGCTGAAAATAGAGAGCGTGTTCTTGCCGAGCGCGAGGCAAATGGTACCAAAGACAGTTTAGATAAGTTTCATTTGCAGTTTTTCGCCAAGAACAGAAAACCAACACACACAATGATGTTGAAATCTTCAATATTGAAAGAGTCAAAACCTCTTAATCAGTTGGCGGGCGGCAATTTTCATGCTGTTAAACAAGGCGCTAGTGATACCGAAGAAATAAAGAAAATCCAACAGGCCTTGATGGCATTGGGTTTTGACTTGGGGAAATCTGGCGCTGATGGCGATTTTGGCCGCGCGACAGAAGGCGCAGTGAAACAGTTTCAAACCCACTATAAACCGACACATACCACGCATAAAAGCTACCCATTTGGCGGCGTTGATGGGATTGTCGACAAAAACACCATTCTTGCTTTAGATGAGGCCGTTGTTGAAGAGTGGAAGTATTCGTTTAGGTTTACACTTGAGATGCTACAAGCAGTGTACCCAAGGGTAAGCAGTAGCAAGCAAAATCTGTTGCAAGGTATCGTGGATGAGCTCAATGACCATATTGAGTTTTATAAGCTTGATACCCCTTTGCGTAGGACTCATTTCTTCGCGCAGATAATGCAAGAAACTGGGCCTACTTTGAATATGGCAGAACATACCAATTACCGGACTACGGTGTTAGATACCTCTCAGTTCGAGACAGCGAGAAAGAGAAACTACCCAGCAGATCATAAACTTCATCCCGGCAAACGATATATTGATGTTCTGGGTATTGATAGAAAAGAAAATGGTTTTTTGTAA
- a CDS encoding IS3 family transposase (programmed frameshift), translated as MTKRTRRTFSAEFKLEAAQLVLDQNYTVVEAAKAMGVGKSTMDKWVRQLKQERKGVAPQASPMTPEQIEIRELKKKLARLEEHNEILKKGYSSLDVGLTEQLSIIEKLRQSFSVTTLCHVFSVHRSSYKYWRCRLKHVSPELVKLKSLIKEVHTASNGSAGARSIADMVTAQGVKLTRYRASKMMKLLGLVSCQTPKHRYRKASQEHVEIPNHLSRQFAVTAPNQVWVGDVTYIWTGQCWMYLAVVIDLFARKPIGWAMSVSPDSKLTGKALAMAFESRGKPKGVMFHSDQGSHYTSRSYRQLLWRYQIKPSLSRRGNCWDNSPMERFFRSLKTAWVPVSGYRSFSEAREHITRYITGYYSQLRPHQYNGGLTPNESERLYWENSKTVANFS; from the exons ATGACCAAGCGTACCAGACGCACTTTCAGTGCGGAGTTCAAACTCGAAGCAGCACAACTTGTTCTCGACCAAAACTACACCGTTGTTGAAGCCGCCAAAGCCATGGGGGTCGGTAAATCGACCATGGATAAGTGGGTAAGGCAGCTCAAACAAGAAAGAAAGGGAGTGGCTCCTCAAGCCTCACCAATGACACCAGAGCAAATTGAGATACGAGAGCTGAAGAAGAAACTTGCTCGCCTTGAAGAGCACAATGAAATATTAAAAAAGG GCTACAGCTCTCTTGATGTCGGACTCACTGAACAACTCTCGATAATCGAGAAACTCAGGCAGAGCTTTAGCGTTACCACCTTATGTCATGTGTTCAGTGTCCACCGCAGCAGTTACAAATACTGGCGTTGTCGCCTTAAACATGTTTCTCCAGAGTTGGTGAAGCTAAAAAGTCTTATTAAAGAAGTTCATACGGCAAGCAACGGCTCTGCGGGTGCGAGAAGCATTGCCGACATGGTTACGGCTCAAGGTGTAAAACTGACACGTTATCGAGCTTCTAAGATGATGAAATTATTAGGGTTGGTAAGCTGCCAAACACCGAAGCACCGATATCGAAAGGCATCACAAGAACACGTAGAGATCCCAAACCATCTGTCTCGACAATTTGCCGTTACCGCTCCCAACCAAGTCTGGGTTGGTGATGTGACGTATATCTGGACGGGACAGTGCTGGATGTATCTTGCTGTTGTCATCGACCTGTTCGCTAGAAAGCCAATTGGTTGGGCGATGTCAGTATCGCCTGATAGTAAGTTGACAGGAAAGGCACTCGCTATGGCGTTTGAATCACGAGGTAAACCCAAAGGCGTGATGTTCCACAGCGACCAAGGAAGTCATTACACCAGCCGTTCTTATCGGCAACTGTTGTGGCGTTATCAAATCAAGCCAAGCTTATCTAGGCGAGGTAATTGTTGGGACAATAGCCCGATGGAGCGGTTCTTCAGAAGTCTAAAGACAGCATGGGTACCAGTGTCGGGTTATCGGAGTTTTAGCGAAGCGAGAGAACATATAACTCGATACATCACGGGCTACTACAGCCAACTCAGGCCCCACCAATATAATGGTGGGCTGACACCCAATGAGTCTGAGCGATTGTATTGGGAAAACTCTAAAACCGTGGCCAATTTTAGTTGA
- a CDS encoding LysR family transcriptional regulator produces the protein MKRQNLPLQGLHYFYRAAALGSFKLAAKELFVSPAAVSQQIRQLEASVDTCLFHRHHRKIELTPYGESLYKQVKKGFNHLESGLDELVDDPYPNKLAISTPSSFAHHWLIPRLQGFRERHPDINILVEPTNRLSQPTDNSIDLCVRFGSGQYTGMHCEWLMKDIIYPVCHPYYQEKYGIYSIDDLNNGVLIEDIYTDMSWKTWLELNDKKPINPSILFHGSQFVVESALAMQGIGLIKHSLVNRYIKNKTLVRIGENFTELSFSYFICLPEKNLKRPKVTLFIDWLKEQVNSDFPTET, from the coding sequence TTGAAAAGACAGAATCTTCCTCTCCAAGGTTTACATTATTTTTATCGAGCGGCAGCTTTAGGGAGCTTCAAATTAGCAGCAAAAGAACTCTTCGTTTCTCCAGCTGCAGTAAGTCAGCAAATAAGACAACTCGAAGCTAGCGTAGACACTTGCCTGTTCCACCGTCATCACAGGAAAATTGAACTCACCCCTTATGGGGAAAGTCTTTACAAACAGGTCAAGAAAGGATTTAACCACCTAGAATCTGGTCTGGATGAACTGGTTGATGACCCATACCCAAACAAGCTCGCGATATCAACACCTAGCTCTTTTGCTCATCATTGGCTAATTCCAAGATTACAAGGATTCAGAGAGCGGCACCCTGATATCAACATTCTAGTTGAACCAACCAACCGTCTCTCTCAACCCACTGACAATAGTATCGATTTATGCGTACGCTTCGGTTCTGGTCAATATACTGGAATGCATTGTGAATGGTTGATGAAAGACATTATATATCCTGTATGCCACCCTTATTATCAAGAAAAGTATGGCATATATAGCATCGATGATTTGAATAATGGTGTGCTAATAGAAGATATTTATACAGATATGAGTTGGAAGACTTGGCTGGAATTAAATGATAAAAAACCCATTAATCCTTCGATTTTATTTCATGGTTCTCAATTTGTGGTAGAAAGTGCCCTAGCAATGCAAGGAATAGGATTAATAAAACACAGCCTAGTTAATAGATATATCAAAAATAAAACTTTAGTTAGAATTGGAGAGAATTTTACCGAGCTATCCTTCTCATATTTTATATGTTTACCTGAAAAGAACTTGAAAAGACCCAAAGTGACATTGTTTATTGATTGGTTAAAGGAGCAAGTCAACAGTGATTTTCCAACAGAAACATAG
- a CDS encoding 2OG-Fe(II) oxygenase encodes MIDLISNRKMREKITQNGYLCIDDFFDKASFANFNKAVIDSWQQQQGWRTRVGHNGKKFNTELLTLEKREKVFQKMNLPPVPADRFSFIYHFVDQGSDVLVRKIANQAMAHWLPILGLNATEFEQSFSLTSFNRYCFIDNHNDHTNSAQVSPYKVTIIVYFGDPEFPPSQSKLVFDYRGTVHEITPMPNRSVMFFPSPHTTHRVEHNQSQDDEPRLALSGWLM; translated from the coding sequence ATGATTGATCTGATTTCTAACCGCAAAATGCGTGAGAAAATAACGCAAAATGGTTATCTATGTATTGATGATTTTTTTGATAAAGCAAGCTTTGCCAATTTCAATAAGGCGGTAATAGACTCTTGGCAGCAGCAGCAAGGATGGCGCACTCGTGTCGGACACAATGGTAAGAAGTTTAATACAGAGCTACTTACTCTAGAGAAACGGGAAAAAGTGTTCCAAAAAATGAATCTGCCGCCAGTACCGGCAGACAGATTCAGCTTTATCTACCACTTTGTCGATCAAGGTAGTGATGTGTTAGTCAGAAAAATTGCCAACCAAGCAATGGCACACTGGCTTCCTATACTCGGCCTTAACGCTACAGAGTTTGAGCAAAGCTTCTCGCTAACGTCATTTAATCGCTACTGTTTTATCGATAATCACAACGATCACACAAATAGTGCACAAGTCAGTCCATATAAAGTGACTATTATCGTCTATTTTGGTGATCCTGAGTTTCCACCTTCACAATCAAAGCTAGTATTTGACTATCGAGGTACAGTACATGAAATCACCCCCATGCCTAACCGCAGCGTTATGTTTTTCCCATCGCCCCATACCACCCATCGTGTCGAACACAATCAATCACAGGATGATGAACCACGATTGGCACTGTCTGGTTGGTTAATGTGA
- a CDS encoding YrhB family protein has translation MNFTEAVKKVESYLKGEEIKMNSFGSSLPNYVHPNIKLKIQDHDTEQYDFGWVFYYNTEKYIETGDFREALGGNAPLIVNKDTGDIVITGTAEDIGFYIKNYIKTGNPHKET, from the coding sequence ATGAATTTTACAGAAGCGGTCAAGAAAGTTGAAAGCTATTTAAAGGGTGAAGAGATTAAAATGAACAGCTTTGGTTCTTCTTTACCAAATTACGTGCACCCCAATATAAAGTTAAAAATTCAAGACCATGACACTGAACAATATGACTTTGGATGGGTATTCTATTACAACACCGAGAAGTACATAGAAACCGGTGATTTCAGAGAGGCGCTTGGAGGAAATGCTCCTTTAATTGTCAATAAAGACACCGGAGATATTGTCATTACAGGGACTGCTGAAGATATTGGTTTTTACATAAAGAACTATATAAAAACAGGAAACCCTCACAAAGAGACGTAG